The Terriglobia bacterium genomic sequence AACAATTAATAGACGAGTTTCCGATTTGTTTAAAATCAGCGTTTCTTGATTTGTCTTCTTACCACTTCTTAGGTCTGCTGTCTATAAATTTATTGATTGTATTTCGTACTTTCTGCAATTCTGGAACCTGACCTAAGATATCAGACGTGGGACGCCCATCGAGGGGCGGCCGCCGTCCTTCTCCGTCAGGCAGACGACCGCGGCGCGGTGCTGCCGCGCGAGACCGGCGAGGCGCGCCTGCACGGCCAGCGGGAGCAGGTCGCGCGCCCCCAGATCCATCACGACGAGGCCGAACGCCCCCGAGCGGATCAGGAGGTCGGCGGCGCCCGCGGCGGCGGTCGCGTCGGGCGCCCACACCACCGGGAGCGCGGCGAGATCGATCCCGGCGTCGGCGACGTCCGGCGGGAAGAACGGCGACTCCTTCCGCCCGATCCATGCGACGGGCTCGCGCCGCCGCTGCGCCTCGAGCACCAGCCGGAAAGTCAGCGTGAGCGGCACCCCCGCGGGACCCGCCGAGACCTCCGCGAGCCGTCCGGCGAGCGTCTCGAGCTTGAAGGCCGGGGCGCGAGCGTCCCGCGCCGGTGCCGTGCCCGGCTTCGGCGACGGCGCCCCGACGGCCGGTTCCGGCGCGACCCACATCGGCCGCCCGAGGTTGGACGCGGCGCTCATCGCCCCTCCAGGTAGCGGCGCACCTCGATCACCTTGCCGAGGAGCGAGAACTGCTTCGGGTCGGGGACGATCGGCTCGAACGCGGGGTTCTCGGGGTGCAGCTCGACGCGGTTCCGCCTCACGCGGAGGCGCTTCACCGTCGCCTCGTCGCCGACCAGGGCGACCACGATCTCCCCCGGCTCCGCGCGGGGCTGGCGGCGCACCACGACGATGTCGCCGGGAAGGATCCCGGCGCCGGTCATGCTCTCGCCGCGGACCCTCAAGCCGAACAGCTCGCCCGACGCGCGCCTCGCCTCGACCGGCACGTACCCCTCGAGCTCCTCCACCGCTGCGTCGAGGGAGCCCGCGGGCACCCGGCCGAGGAGCGGGACCATGACCGGCGGCCTCCCGGCGCGCGCAGGCAACCGGTAGCCGCGCGCCTTGCCGGGCTCCTTGAGGAGGCGGCCCTGCTCGACGAGCCCCTCGAGGTGCTCCCTGGCGGTCTGCGGCGAAAGGAACCCGAACGCCGCCTGGACCTCCCGCACCGTGGGGGGAAGCCCCCCGAAAAGCCGCTCCCTCACGAACCGGAAGACCCGGTCCCGCGTCTCGCCCGCCGGCGTCCGTCCCATGGCGCAACCCTCCGATCCCGTGATGATTAGAATATACCATACAAATGTATGGTATGCAAGCAAAAAAATGAAGTTGCCGCGCAGAACGTTTCACGGCAAATCTGTCTCCGTGTCTTGGGGGCTGAGATGAAAACCAAACATCTGCTGGTTCCCGCGCTGCTGCTCGCCGCGGCTTCGCTCACTTCAGCATCGGAGCCGGACGTCGTCCCGGACGATGTGATCGAGTCGTTCTTCCGGCTTCGAGTCGCGGCGGCCGCGCTGGAAGCGAAGCAACAGACCAGCTTGTTCCCCTACCAGCCCGACGGACTGCGGCCGCTGGCCGACGCGCTCAGCCCGAGATGGTTCACGTCGAAGCTGCTTCAGGGATGGTCCGCTCGCGATCTGTGGGGTGGGCCGATTCTCTACTGGTCGGACCGGTCTCACTACATGCTGGTCAGCCTCGGTTCCGACGGGCTTCCCGAGTTCAACTATTCCGCCAATCCTCCTTACGCGGCCGTGCCCCCCGGCTGGTCTGGCGTCAACACGGCGCACGACCTCGTGATCGTAGACGGTGTCGAGATTCGCGGGCCCAACCTCCCGATCATGCCGTAGGGGCAGAAACGCCGTGTGGCATCGACCCGAGCTCGGCTATGGTTCGCCGTGCACCCGCCACACGTAGAGGTTCGCTCGCCGATCCGTTCAGCAGTATGGCCGGGACGGCCGGACCAGTCAGGCGGAACTACAGTCCGATGAACGATCGGCGCTGGAAGCCGTCCGTGCAGCAACAGCACTCGACCGAGATCGCCGAGACATCGCCGCTGGCTTCTTCGCAGAGCCCGCCCCCGTACGTGGAATCCTCGCAAGACGTGTTGCAGTACGACCGGAAATGCGAGCAGGGCGAGACGGGGATGGTCGGATCGATGAAGAACACCGTTCCTTCGAGATCCATCGTGAACATGTAATCCGCATCCATCGCGACGGGTCCGACGACGGTTCCCTGGATCTGCACGTAACGGCCGGTACCCCCTGCGAAGCGGATCACCGCCTGGAGCCCGCCGGCCGGTCCGGTCTCGAACCCGCCGTACCAGTGGAGCGTGTCGGTTTCGGAGACGGTGATCGTTCCCACCATCTGGAGGATGGATGAATCGTACTGACCGGCGGCGGAGAACTGTCCGAGGTGCGTCGCCTGCCCGGCGAAGGTGACGGCAACGCCCGGTTCGAGCTGGCCTCCGGCCTTGACCTTCAACGAGAACCCGTGCGGGGCTTGCGGCATGGAGCTTGCCTTGAAGGCTTCGCCGGTCGCGGTCACCGTGCCGGCAGCCGCGTCGCCGCCGATACCGAGCCAGGCCGCCACGAGAACGACGGCGATGACCCATCTGACGACTTGTCGTGTCATCTCGAACGCCCCCCTTGCTGGTGCTTCAAGCACCGCGAGTTCAACGGACGCCTGGAACGCTACGTTATTTTGTACGCACTAATCGTCAAGATTGCAACAGCTCCCCAAGCTCCGTGCGCGCGCCCCGAACGCGCGGGATTCAGTATCGCGGCATCGACGCGTCGATCCTCTCGGCCCAAGCGTCGACGCCGCCGAGCAGGACCTGGAGCCGTCGGAAACCGG encodes the following:
- a CDS encoding recombinase A, producing the protein MSAASNLGRPMWVAPEPAVGAPSPKPGTAPARDARAPAFKLETLAGRLAEVSAGPAGVPLTLTFRLVLEAQRRREPVAWIGRKESPFFPPDVADAGIDLAALPVVWAPDATAAAGAADLLIRSGAFGLVVMDLGARDLLPLAVQARLAGLARQHRAAVVCLTEKDGGRPSMGVPRLIS
- the lexA gene encoding transcriptional repressor LexA; translated protein: MGRTPAGETRDRVFRFVRERLFGGLPPTVREVQAAFGFLSPQTAREHLEGLVEQGRLLKEPGKARGYRLPARAGRPPVMVPLLGRVPAGSLDAAVEELEGYVPVEARRASGELFGLRVRGESMTGAGILPGDIVVVRRQPRAEPGEIVVALVGDEATVKRLRVRRNRVELHPENPAFEPIVPDPKQFSLLGKVIEVRRYLEGR